The following coding sequences are from one Thunnus maccoyii chromosome 17, fThuMac1.1, whole genome shotgun sequence window:
- the LOC121882783 gene encoding solute carrier family 23 member 1-like, whose product MDPVKEMNGLDNLAFEQPNEQVTDQPGENVVKTHGGSCEVEEDRNKPTYCVTDVPPWYLCIFLAIQHYLTAFGGIIAIPLILAEGLCLQHDSLTQSYLINTIFFVAGLCTVLQVTFGVRLPILQGGTFALVTPAMAMLSSPEWKCPAWTQNASLVNTSSPLFIEVWQTRMTTLQGSIMVASLLQVLVGFSGLIGFLMRFIGPLTIAPTISLIGLSLYDSAGVKAGSHWGISAMTTVLIILFSQYLRHIPIPVPAYSKDKKLHTSKIFIFQIMPILLGISVSWLVCYLLTIYDVLPFDPAEYGHLARTDVKGDVVSRAPWFTLPYPGQWGMPTVSLACVFGIMAGIICSMAESVGDYYACARLSGAPPPPKHAINRGIGIEGIGCVLAGAFGTGNGTTSYSENVAALGITKVGSRTVILLSGVFMILMGMLGKIGAIFSTIPTPVIGGMFLIMFGVITAAGISNLQSTDMNSSRNIFVFGFSMFSALVIPNWIMKNPDYLVTGVTELDQVLQILLTTHMFVGGFLGFFLDNTIPGTKRERGLLAFDKVHLENSSSVLRAEDVYDLPFGITSYLSSQSWVRYIPFCPWRGQKSQYESKNDMSQGQDREHLPDNVTECAL is encoded by the exons ATGGATCCAGTAAAGGAAATGAATGGCCTTGACAATCTTGCTTTTGAG CAGCCGAATGAACAAGTTACTGATCAACCTGGGGAAAATGTGGTTAAAACTCATGGAGGCAGCTGTGAAGTGGAGGAAGACAGAAATAAACCAACCTATTGTGTAACTGATGTTCCTCCCTGGTACCTTTGTATTTTCCTGGCCATTCAG caTTACTTGACAGCATTCGGTGGGATTATCGCCATCCCTCTCATTTTAGCGGAGGGGCTGTGTCTGCAGCACGACAGCCTGACTCAGAGTTACCTCATTAACACCATATTCTTCGTCGCCGGTCTGTGCACAGTTCTGCAGGTCACGTTCGGTGTCAG GCTTCCCATACTACAGGGCGGCACATTTGCCTTAGTGACACCTGCCATGGCCATGCTGTCCTCGCCAGAGTGGAAGTGCCCTGCTTGGACCCAGAACGCCAGTCTGGTCAACACCTCCTCGCCTCTCTTCATAGAGGTGTGGCAGACCCGCATGACAACA CTGCAGGGCTCTATCATGGTGGCATCTCTCCTCCAGGTCCTGGTTGGATTCTCTGGCCTCATCGGCTTCCTCATGCGCTTCATCGGCCCTTTAACCATTGCCCCCACAATCTCTCTCATAGGCCTGTCACTGTATGATTCAGCCGGAGTCAAGGCTGGCAGTCACTGGGGCATCTCTGCTAT GACCACAGTGCTGATCATCCTGTTCTCACAGTACCTCCGACACATACCAATCCCTGTTCCTGCATACAGCAAAGACAAGAAACTGCACACCTCAAAAATCTTTATCTTCCAGATAATGCCT ATTCTGCTGGGCATATCGGTCTCATGGTTAGTGTGCTACCTCCTCACCATCTATGATGTCCTACCATTTGATCCAGCTGAGTATGGCCACCTGGCTCGTACTGATGTGAAGGGAGATGTGGTGAGTCGGGCTCCCTGGTTCACACTTCCTTATCCAG GTCAGTGGGGTATGCCAACTGTGAGCCTGGCATGTGTGTTTGGCATTATGGCTGGAATAATATGCTCCATGGCAGAGTCTGTGGGCGACTACTATGCATGTGCCAGGCTGTCAGGGGCCCCTCCTCCCCCAAAGCACGCCATCAACCGAGGAATTGGTATCGAAGGGATCGGCTGTGTGTTGGCAGGGGCCTTTGGCACCGGCAATGGCACTACCTCATATAGTGAAAATGTAGCCGCCTTAGGTATAACTAAG GTGGGTAGTCGAACAGTGATTCTACTAAGTGGAGTTTTTATGATTTTGATGGGGATGCTGGGTAAAATTGGAGCCATCTTCTCAACCATCCCCACCCCTGTGATTGGAGGGATGTTTCTGATCATGTTTGGAGTCATTACCGCCGCCGGAATTTCCAATTTGCAG TCAACAGATATGAATTCCTCCAGgaatatctttgtttttggTTTCTCCATGTTTTCTGCACTCGTCATTCCAAACTGGATCATGAAGAATCCTGATTACTTAGTGACAG GTGTGACAGAGCTGGACCAAGTGTTGCAGATATTGTTGACCACTCATATGTTTGTTGGAGGGTTCCTTGGCTTCTTCCTTGATAACACAATTCCTG GCACTAAACGTGAGCGTGGCCTGTTAGCCTTCGACAAAGTGCATCTTGAAAACTCTAGCAGCGTCTTGAGAGCTGAAGATGTATACGACCTTCCCTTTGGCATCACTTCTTACCTCTCATCTCAATCCTGGGTTCGTTACATCCCTTTCTGCCCATGGAGGGGGCAGAAATCTCAGTACGAGTCTAAGAACGATATGTCCCAGGGCCAGGACAGAGAGCATCTGCCTGATAACGTAACAGAATGTGCTCTATAA